One window of the Cryptococcus gattii WM276 chromosome E, complete sequence genome contains the following:
- a CDS encoding 5'-3' exonuclease involved in mRNA decay, putative; Kem1p (Similar to TIGR gene model, INSD accession AAW43624.1), translated as MGIPKFFRWISERYPLTSQLITPNSIPTFDNLYLDMNGIIHNCSHPPSSENDPHFRITEEQMILAIFAYIDHLFTKIKPQKVFFMAIDGVAPRAKMNQQRSRRFRAGKDARDQREKAEKNGEKLPDEKAFDSNAITPGTPFMARLSQHLKYYVRKRISEDADWRNIRVILSGHDVPGEGEHKIQEFIRLNKAQPDYNPNTRHCLYGLDADLIMLGLLSHDPHFCLLREEVTFGRKSRQNTELANTNFFLLHLSLMREYLDLEFSSLQTQISFEYDLERIIDDFILMAIFVGNDFLPHLPDLHINEGALERIWGMYKDILPTIDGYLNEHGTISLPRLQLLLDKLAEFEVKRFEDDLVDQVHFSGNHTKDTMVIEKARKKGRKVITKYQQKVLNQLRSFIEKQQNQPNPTHRLELINTQDKRDNAFVQELADELHLHTTWDEVDDYGQSLIVCTFNMEGVSQDGSADGNEEDEDWESDGMEDEGKLAVQRVFRNWSKAAVVDTYPEDVEKSMDEKLKEAMDGIKRQYYHDKLEINYNDPAQMQDLVHHYIEGLQWILNYYYKGVSSWGWFYKYHYSPRITDLKGVADMKFEFDYGKPFTPFQQLMGVLPVDSMEHVPLAYRDLMYEETSPIIDFYPRNFELDMNGKKQDWEAVVKIPFIDQNRLLKAMAARDVRLTPEERERNKSGVLSTEFVYDPEIDENYPSSFPGVFPELTRSHCRASPFNLPVLGGDIQLIFGLVEGVQLGVSALAGFPSLNTLPHNGILDYHGVNVFQSESKNPSMVITIIGKDELPKTSEIARNVLGQRTFHSWPYLQEGIVAAVSDDMFKYTLQQVGKSLRVVHMPHQDAVKWRRQADHVERHYSRRYGVIIGGVEVLLHIRPLKGLKHLDNGALVKDYEAPEKEIVQAYQMAVSQVTFEDERFLERAPPDLKVDFPVGERVLFLGDMHYGLAAQVSAINEEAQTLSVILAYFEEETEETFKFTKAVAHRPTGKWWPSPILCRRLGISALALSRITSTLLVQLNDGSKTNIGLSLKFESRGLKVLGYSKRNDRGWEFSEKTAQVLEAYKKAFPEVFKHLENRGGDLVKSKELCPAAEDPDAVIKGMKKWLKDEGLNDLESVSLFADQLEAKTFQSIKKKRLDNVPRQTLLKPSQAIYRLQGQVFEPGHRVVMVQDPAAGGVPTGMRGVVVGLGMRTIDVIWDNGFMGGSTLQGKCSPYRGSTVPFSSCLNLTRPQFTVSERAGPKPVPQNVFRPQLGPRPAVPMQHYQPSVPGRQQTAITTPHILHKPKTVHSVQSTTVAGNNGHLKYSGVAKGVRPQPIQQQPVSHRDQLSNLLGGLRLGTGPVVNDSGGSGHITQAQAQGNLPVVYSHASAHQSVSTHPHIQGKTPNMNNKPSLSAARGRGAANGAPFSHRGAHNGVPAFAHGGAPNGAPRGRGGRGGGHRGRGRGRGNGGSSAAIQE; from the exons ATGG GTATCCCAAAG TTTTTCAGGTGGATCTCAGAGAGGTATCCTCTTACCTCTCAGTTGATCACACCCAACTCTATCCCCACATTCGATAATCTCTA TCTGGATATG AACGGTATCATTCACAACTGCTCCCACCCCCCGTCGTCTGAGAACGACCCGCATTTTCGAATCACCGAAGAGCAGATGATTCTGGCCATTTTCGCCTATATCGACCATCTGTTCACCAAGATAAAACCTCAAAAAGTATTTTTCATGGCTATTGATGGTGTAGCTCCTCGAGCAAAGATGAATCAGCAGCGTAGCCGAAGGTTCAGGGCCGGTAAGGACGCTAGAGACCAAAGGGAAAAGGCGGAAAAGAATGGAGAGAAGCTGCCTGATGAAAAGGCATTTGACTCTAATGCAATTACGCCAG GTACACCTTTCATGGCGAGGCTGTCGCAACACCTCAAGTACTATGTGCGAAAAAGAATTTCTGAAGACGCCGATTGGCGTAACATCAGAGTTATTCTTAGTGGTCACGAT GTCCCCGGAGAGGGTGAACACAAGATCCAAGAATTCATCCGACTGAACAAGGCTCAGCCGGATTACAATCCTAACACCAGGCATTGCCTTTACGGACTTGATGCCGATTTGATCATGTTGGGTCTATTGAGTCATGACCCCCATTTCTGTCTTTTGCGTGAGGAAGTGACTTTTGGACGAAAGTCTAGACAGAACACTGA ACTCGCGAACACCAATTTTTTCCTACtccatctttccctcaTGCGAGAGTATCTCGACCTTGAGTTCTCATCTCTCCAGACGCAGATCTCCTTCGAGTACGATCTGGAACGTATTATTGATGATTTCATCCTGATGGCAATCTTTGTTGGGAATGATTTCTTGCCTCATTTGCCGGATTTACATATCAACGAAGGTGCCTTGGAAAGAATATGGGGGATGTATAAAGACATTTTGCCTACAATTG ACGGATATCTTAATGAGCATGGCACGATCTCATTGCCAAGACTCCAACTTCTGCTTGACAAATTGGCCGAATTTGAGGTCAAGAGGTTCGAAGATGACCTTGTGGATCAGGTTCACTTTTCTGGTAACCACACTAAAGACACAATGGTGATTGAGAAGGCTAGAAAGAAGGGCCGCAAGG TCATAACCAAATATCAACAAAAAGTACTGAACCAGCTGCGCAGCTTTATCGAGAAGCAGCAAAATCAGCCCAACCCCACTCACCGACTTGAGCTTATCAACACTCAGGACAAGCGCGACAACGCTTTCGTCCAAGAGCTTGCAGATGAGTTACACCTGCACACGACATGGGACGAAGTCGATGATTACGGTCAATCCTTGATTGTCTGCACGTTCAACATGGAAGGTGTGAGTCAAGATGGAAGTGCGGACGGGAacgaggaagatgaagattGGGAAAGCGATGGCATGGAGGATGAAGGCAAGCTAGCAGTTCAAAGAGTCTTCCGTAACTGGAGCAAAGCTGCAGTCGTCGATACTTATCCGGAAGATGTTGAGAAGTCGATGGACGAGAAGCTGAAGGAAGCCATGGATGGTATCAAGAGGCAGTATTATCAC GATAAACTTGAGATCAATTACAACGACCCAGCTCAAATGCAGGACCTTGTACACCACTATATCGAAGGACTTCAATGGATCCTCAATTATTACTACAAGGGTGTTTCCAGTTGGGGCTGGTTTTACAAATATCACTACTCTCCCCGTATCACTG ATTTGAAGGGCGTTGCTGATATGAAGTTCGAGTTTGACTATGGCAAACCGTTCACTCCTTTCCAACAACTTATGGGTGTGTTGCCTGTAGATAGTATGGAGCATGTTCCATTGGCGTATAGG GACCTCATGTACGAAGAGACCTCCCCGATTATCGACTTCTATCCCCGCAACTTTGAATTGGACATGAACGGCAAGAAACAAGATTGGGAGGCCGTGGTAAAGATCCCGTTCATTGATCAAAACAGATTGTTGAAGGCCATGGCTG CTCGTGACGTTCGCCTCACTCCcgaggagagagagaggaatAAGAGCGGCGTGCTCAGTACTGAATTTGTTTACGATCCCGAAATCGATGAAAATTACCCCTCATCTTTCCCCGGTGTTTTCCCTGAGCTCACTCGGAGCCATTGCCGTGCTTCCCCATTTAATCTCCCAGTTCTTGGAGGCGACATCCAACTCATTTTTGGTCTCGTTGAAGGTGTTCAACTTGGAGTTTCCGCACTTGCTGGCTTCCCGTCTCTCAACACTCTTCCCCACAATGGCATCCTTGACTACCATGGTGTCAATGTCTTCCAATCTGAAAGCAAGAATCCTTCTATGGTGATCACCATCATCGGCAAGGATGAACTCCCTAAGACTTCTGAGATAGCTCGAAACGTCCTCGGCCAAAGGACTTTCCACTCTTGGCCTTATCTGCAGGAAGGTATCGTCGCTGCTGTTTCAGACGATATGTTCAAGTACACCTTGCAGCAAGTTGGCAAATCTCTTCGAGTTGTACATATGCCCCACCAGGATGCGGTCAAGTGGAGGCGACAGGCAGACCATGTGGAAAGGCATTATTCAAGGAGGTACGGTGTGATTATTGGGGGTGTGGAAGTACTGTTGCATATCAGACCGCTTAAGG GCTTGAAACACCTTGACAACGGTGCACTTGTCAAAGACTACGAAGCACCGGAAAAGGAAATTGTTCAAGCATACCAGATGGCTGTTTCACAGGTCACTTTCGAAGATGAACGTTTCCTG GAACGAGCTCCACCTGACTTGAAGGTTGACTTCCCTGTTGGAGAAAGAGTTCTTTTCCTCGGCGACATGCACTACGGTCTCGCAGCGCAGGTCTCGGCGATCAATGAGGAAGCTCAGACGTTAAGCGTGATTCTGGCA TACTTTGAAGAGGAAACAGAGGAAACCTTCAAATTCACGAAGGCTGTCGCTCACCGACCAACGGGCAAGTGGTGGCCTTCACCAATTCTGTGCCGTCGGCTTGGTATCTCCGCCCTCGCTCTTTCTCGCATCACATCTACTTTGCTCGTTCAGCTTAATGATGGCTCAAAGACCAACATTGGACTTTCTCTCAAGTTCGAGTCTCGCGGATTGAAAGTTCTCGGTTACTCGAAGAGAAATGACCGAGGCTGGGAGTTCAGCGAGAAGACAGCTCAAGTACTGGAGGCGTACAAGAAGGCTTTCCCTGAGGTGTTCAAGCATCTGGAAAACAGGGGAGGAGACCTGGTCAAAAGCAAAGAACTGTGCCCCGCTGCGGAGGACCCTGATGCTGTTATTAAGGGCATGAAAAAGTGGTTGAAGGATGAAGGATTGAACGATTTGGAGTCAGTGTCGTTATTTGCCGACCAGCTTGAAGCG AAAACCTTTCAATCAATTAAGAAAAAGCGTTTGGACAATGTTCCTCGCCAGACTCTATTGAAGCCCTCTCAAGCCATTTATCGACTTCAGGGTCAAGTTTTCGAACCTGGCCACCGAGTCGTTATGGTACAAGACCCCGCCGCAGGAGGCGTGCCCACTGGTATGAGGGGTGTTGTGGTCGGTCTTGGAATGAGGACCATCGATGTAATCTGGGACAATGGTTTCATGGGTGGCTCTACTCTCCAGGGGAAGTGTTCGCCTTACCGTGGGTCGACTGTGCCATTCTCATCCTGCCTCAACTTAACTCGTCCCCAATTCACCGTCTCCGAGAGAGCCGGCCCGAAGCCCGTTCCTCAAAATGTCTTTCGACCTCAACTTGGGCCCCGCCCTGCTGTGCCCATGCAGCATTACCAGCCTTCAGTGCCTGGCCGTCAACAAACTGCGATAACTACACCTCACATCCTGCATAAACCCAAGACTGTCCACTCCGTTCAAAGTACCACCGTTGCTGGTAACAACGGCCATCTGAAGTATAGCGGCGTGGCGAAAGGTGTCCGACCTCAGCCTATTCAGCAACAGCCCGTTAGTCACCGAGATCAATTATCCAACTTGCTGGGAGGTTTGCGATTGGGAACCGGTCCTGTGGTCAATGACAGTGGTGGTTCCGGTCACATCACTCAGGCTCAAGCTCAGGGGAACCTTCCAGTGGTCTATTCCCATGCTTCTGCTCACCAGTCGGTATCCACCCATCCCCATATTCAGGGAAAAACACCAAACATGAACAACAAGCCCAGTCTCAGTGCCGCCAGGGGAAGGGGCGCCGCCAACGGTGCACCCTTCTCTCATCGAGGTGCGCACAATGGTGTGCCTGCGTTTGCTCACGGAGGCGCTCCAAACGGTGCACCAAGGGGGAGAGGGGGGAGAGGGGGTGGTCacagaggaagaggcagGGGCCGTGGAAATGGTGGTAGTAGTGCAGCAATCCAGGAGTAG